The sequence aaaaaataaagataaaatatcCCGCAGTTCAACGCCTTGCTACCTTTGATGTTGTCGGTATCTACGCGATATAGGCTCCAAGAGCCAGGTGCTAGATGTGGTTTCCAATCCTTCAGCTTTCGAAAACCACAAAACAACAATAGTGTGTATATGAGAGGCATCAGGCTGAGCGTGATGTCTTTCTGGGAGACATACGACAGTATGAGTCGTACAGTATAACCTTCTTGAGGCTAATGTCTATTACCACAAGGATCCAGTGTTCCCAGATGGTGAATGTACTGTATAAGTAATCAACATCTGCCCATGCAGTAGAATCTGGTGTTACCTCGAAAACCAGGTCTGTCAATGCATCCTTCTTCTCCCATATTTCTACAACATCTTCGTTACATTTACCTTATATAGCTTTAAACAAGTTATTACTTGTATGGAAGTTCAAATGTCGTTGTATAATTGACATACAAAGGGTTATTATATCAACTGAAATAATTACATACGAGGCTTGTATGAATACATTCCATGTATGCCTCTGGAAATATGGTCAATTGGTGGATGCATAACTCTGGACATGTAATGGACTTCCTCCTTAAGAAGTCCAATGCTCTTGAGCACCTGCAATGTTATACTTGGTTAGAAACATCTAAGGGTAACAATTAGATACAAAATAGATTGAGAGTTATGCGGATCATACGTCACAATTTACCCACTGGTTATCCTTAACCAAGTCACGAAAAACCTCCTTGGTAGTCATATTCGGCTGGAATAGTGCCCTGGTACTCGGTACATGAAGACCGACATCATCAACTGTCACCCAGTCCATGAATGCACTAAAGACATCCTGTGGCACTTGATGTGTCAGATCATAGACCACTTTATTGGGAGCCATATACTTCTTCGCCCTCTTCGCTTCCAATTGAGGTGTATATAGCGtggtttttttcctcttttttggTTGTACATCGAGGTTCCTATTGCGTCATTGGCATCTTGACTTTCCCTTCAACTTTACCTTAGGTGGAAGAATGTGACACACCTCATTGGCATCTTTGACTTTCCCTTCAACTTTACCTTAGATGGAAGAATGTGACACACCTCAATGTCACAATTGTCCCTATAAAATGCGGTCTCGATGGGGGGATTGAGGATAGCCATCAGGGTAGGCTCGATGGTGGCAGTGGTGGCCGATTCAACGATTGTGGTGGTGAAATCGATGTCAATGATGGTGGTCCCAGGATCAGTGGTGGTGGTCTTGGTGGGATCGAGATCGATGGTGTTGTGGTATCAGGATGAGTGGTGGTCATCTcgatggtggtggtggtggtctCCGTATAGGTAATGGTGGTCTTGGTGGTGGTGGTGATCTTCAGATGAGTAGTGGTGTTCATTCTCAACACATTCTACTTTGTTTAGTACTTGCAATTGCCATCGAATCCATATCATCATCCATTTCACCATTAGTATAAGTATTCTATTAGCTGGTAAACATTACTTTCTGTtagggttaatgccctaaatctcatagggtcttataatttgtaaacattgtatgaacaaactcttatgtgattaataatatatgatattttattcactttgtctataaaatacgtgatattttagttgcatcaaacacaaaccaataaactaatattcaaGATTaactttgtaacttaaacatgtatgtggagacatacaggtggatcatgtttaagtgataacataaatggtctgtagtagatggataaggttgggtaccttatcctggtgacactacgagtatggcccattttgtaggtgttacaattgttgtaaaatgctacaaatgatttgatcctgatcattcgtgtattagataTGCAAGCAgggatgttctatacaaagcATGCTGCATgagactttttttttccctaatttgtaagcattttttaaaaatgtttggtcactaaatttttatgaaaagaaCAACTTGGTATGGcacataggttaatttataagagttataaatacctagtgtATCTTAGCAATgtggatggttttagttgtttccttttataagcgttataatggaaattagaactaaaattaataagaaagacatgcatgcaaacttaggcttgaatcatgttttaaaagagttttaaaatctAATTGAGATAGACCGAAGATCAcaattctaatgagattagaaacctaagtttaatcttttaatcagtttaataggattaaattgactaataaaagattagatatgtaccaaatctatctaaaggaccttttgtctaaggcgaatTCTatttaggctggggtatttaagctcacgaaaatggaacacccctacttgggaacctacctggaaaggtgaattcgatagatttattacatgcatgtaaatttgatgatagtctgttaaagtttttaatgggacttgattcgaacttgtttaattaacaaagcaagagttgtttttgagcaaataaacttacacttagataaaatcagtagccagattgtctatgttaatgaacccctaggtagaacattcaatgagaggaacttggggtatatgaaacttcacttaaacctctacatgtttctccctaatgatcacaccgtgagatctatcctcggcctcgaggcaccctgagagtgtccccctaagGGATGGTGcttgggtaggtcaataacaaggtgaatggagagaattctcatagtaagtgggagtggaacgtatgacaacatatccctcgatctctctcattaagTTGGATAACATTTTGTCcatcgccttgaggcaccctggaagtgtccccctaaagaatggcagttttgcacgactctttatctgatcttctGTAAAGTATAAGAtcactttagtctcttgtcctaatatgctttttAGTTACGGTGGgcacattagggcgggacttagggcctaaaatgaggggttacacttacgtaaaattgttaaaggttaacatattctggaccgaaaaaatggtgactgttagagtcagttacaagagttgtttctgtctaatggttgagaatgcctcatcctagtgaaggggcacctgatcaccccactgatgacttttgtcctgcctcgctggggcatcattgcaaaataaatgtcATTTCACTTAGgtaaacattagaactattttgctaaagtTCTAATTCgtgtaatgaaccaagcatacatgctttcatacacccttatactataacacttataatataaagattatgcatgaatatgcttaatgcatgtatatattataactcttatattatatgatgcataagcatgctttaaagtaattgaatcatacaagctactatattataactcttataatataaagatgatgcatgaataaatgcataacctatagtgggattgaaaaactatatggcatactttatgacatataatttgaACAAACATCTCATATATATTCATCAAAATTAATGGTCCGGGATGAGTAGCCTAAAAAACTAgaaattaaatctatctattacaCAAACCATCGAGTaaaccggttcaaacaggcgaacagGGTCTTGCACTGCCTGGGCGAAGCCTCACTCCCTGATCACGTAGCTTTTCCTTGTGATCGCCGAGTAACGTTGGTTGAGTagccacgatcgtgtagcaatgatcgagtacctttgactatgcaatAAAGTATAAAGGCCACTCGATCGTGCAACACACTGAGTATAACATCtatctaaacaatcgagtagacgacaactatgcgatgaaacatgatcatctagacgatcgaGGAGCAGATGTCGAGTAACACTTATCGAGGGATCGAGTAactagtgactatgcgatgaaacaTGCTGgcctactcaatcgtttagtgtgTACGCTTACCATGCAacgagtatcccatactcaacgatcatttacctccatcatttacacgattgagTAGCCAACACAAACCGATCGAGTAAACATTTTACTTGTTCGTTTAACATCAGCCATATggttgtttagtaaatgctacatgatcgaattagaacttttctactcgatcgtttaaccTGGGCTATACGATctgaccaacctttggtcttcttctttctcgAAGTAAACAACATTTccatgccttgaagcttcatcacaagtgactcttacagactcaaacactttgaatattGACTCggtagcaagttaatatgcccaaaaacacaagggcccttacaaattaactttgaaatgtaaaagaaagaaataaacagaggcaatcatcctagaaactccattaactcacatccacaaatacatttaacacttaaacataatgtagacatgcttaaaacccaccaagaatgtaaattcaattcaatacatcaatggaatttggaatatcaaaacaatctggctctaataccaattgaaggaatacTTATTCAAAAGAACCATTGAGCATAAGTAAGATCTTTCCAAACCTATTGTGAAAGAATATATCATTTACAAATATACaaaacagttatgcattatatagtaaattacagcatgcttttcatTTAAGACCAAAAGGAATCGAGTGACTTACCTTGGAAGAAATCTTCTTCACGTATTCCTTTGATCTACACTGGTTAGGCGTCCCAGCAAACTCGATCATGAGCACGAACgcaatgaacaacctgtgattTCATGAACTGTCAGATCCTCGAGCCTCGAACAACAACACTCGACACTACCACCCGGTTGCCTCGGTATTCTCAAAataagaatccaggaggtgtgggctctgtgtgaatttagtagaggtaaggaggaagtatacgatcaagtaaacgatcgagtaagtgggagaaaggcttagtctatcgtatagacactgGGTACTTGATCATCTAGTAACGAGAAGCAATCATCTAGTAAACTCGCTCGTCGTTTACTCTCaaagggctatcgtatagctctctCTTACACTCGATCGAATGGAATGCGATAATCGATCAatcaaaaatgaaaattcttttcactttttattcttcagtttaaaactgaaaataatctcccacttcacacacggttaaaggagaaaccaatcacaattatctcataattgtttttattataaataaatataataactaatttatcatattacatttataacctatagttttaatatcatatcatatgtaatgtttaaaccatagttttattctcctttatttaatataactcatatttatattaattcctccaattaatgtatctaatacatcaaatcaattatatcacatataattgaatcaatttaattatatcatatataatcaaattccctcttattgatttgaacatttcaaactaacccaaaaacttattcttaacttgaatccatattccctcataagcaggagttcccaactcactcgggattaaggtcatgttacctatggtcattttagtgcaatgaaagtctctgtcatgaacgctgttatataacgagattaaacatttcatggtccggtcttatacaaacttctttgtataagatatccccgctcgcatgtctccacatgaatgatcaggattagaccatctgtagcattgatagctggtagaaatagtgttattaaagctaaatttattaaaacaatgggagaaagcgatagtaaaataggcaatattacaATTGAATGtgccaaactaaaagaaaattgcGATCAATAAAGCTCATCGTATAAAAGCAGTTAAATTGCGTTGTTCTatgcaggtacaatgcgatggcgcacTTGAGTTTGCGATCCAAGGGCACAATGCGATGGCGCGTTTGAGTTTGCGATCCAAAGGTACATTAAAGATGATCGCAAGATGACTTTACATAAAGGCGGTAGCCTAATATAATGAAACATGATGGGACATAAAACTGATAACGGTCATTTCAGAAATACAGTTGACGGTCGTTGAAGATCATACCATTGCAAATACGTTGAACTTTCGATGACTATTAGATGGTGCAacagggtatggaaattaatgttgtCTATCCATGCAATCATTAAAGAGAAGAACTGCTTTGTctagaaatctataaatacaCAATGCTACCAAACCAGAGAGCACGCGCGAGGAAGCAAGATGAAGCTGAGGGAAGGGAATTCTTGAGAAGAAACTAATTTTCGGAgagatcgagagactgccaaAGATAGCACGGATGAGAGACacccaacccttgcgagagcaagattctaCAATTTGGgaaagagttgaagtgataagagtagtgtaaaaaactaaaggaagcaagacattgcttacctagCTTGATACTTCTTACaccatttattattttgtactcaaacacTTCAAtcgcaaaaatgaaaacttcatttcaattcaTGTTCAGTCTCTTCACACCATGCATGAttaactaaatttgtgaatgggtcGAAAAGTATTTAGCtggcatgacttaagctatgcactttatgagagcatcttgtcttatgtatgcttcattcatcatttggagtacttgagagagtcatctaaagatagaatctaggtttgagaAAGTCGGATTAGATCACATAAGCAAgggtagagacttagaaataagttctatctgctacatttcatatacattgcatgcatcctagaaataggaaatgtggcattatgcattgagaaatgtagtgcttaatatttgtgtatagaaTGATTGCATGACTTGTACAAAATCTTAAGAAATCCTAGCTAAACcacttctcaaccccttcatcgtaTACTTGTTATAACACCACCCTTTCATCGTTGCgcatttaattccatcgcattagaaaatctaagttAAATCACCATCTACTTCTTAATCACCATCGCAATAGGATCAGAAAGTCcgtcgcatatctatttagtaatccctGCATTCGACCCTGGACATATCAGAACCCTAAAAATGCTTATACTTAgactttgttaggaaaacttgcatgatcattgcatccacacatcctttcatcgcatgataaatcaaTGCATCAAGTTTCTAGTGCCGTTGCTAGGGATTATGGTATAGATTACGCTAacatcaaacctctttgatctTTACAGCTTTTAACATTTGGAGTATTGCAATTCCACCTGTGAAAGAAGAAGCAAGcgtcgtatgagcgaaggacataCTCCTAAGCTCAAGTACGATCcagagatcaaaagaaaatttcgcAAAAAGTAGAGAAACAGACATAAACGACATGGAAGAATTCGTAGAATGGCTGAACAACCTAAAGAACGAGTAGCGAATGAAAACAACACGATGGCAAAACCCATCCTACTggaaaatgatcgcaatagacccatttgagactatgcatcaccaaacttgtatgatttctccccaagaATCATGAGTCTAGCATTGGATGGATCAAGGTTCAAGATGAAGCCaataatgttacaaatgatacaaaCAGCAGGACAGTTCGGAGGACAGCGTTGTGAAAATCCGCACACCCATCTACGAAGCTTCATTGcaattttcaacacttttgtgttccctaatattTCCCCAGAAGAGGTTTGACTCACGTATTTCCATTTTCctatgcgataaagcaagaaaatgtGCATACTCTTTCAAACCAGGAGAGATAACATCATGGGAGCAAgttgtggagaagtttatgaagaagtattttcctccCATAGAGAATGCTAAAAGAAGGaaattgatcaccaattttgaacaagaagaagatgaatcgctcagtgacgTAAAGGCGAAATTCAAGAGACTAGTGTCCGACTGCCTACACAGTGGATTACCGGATTGCCTCCAAATgaagattttctatcatggactcAACTCTAAATCGCAGATAGTTGCCAATGTGGTAGCACCAAGAGGTCTTCTAGATAAAACATATGATGAAGCAAAGAATATTCTTGATCGCATCTTGAAAAACCATAAAGATTggcaagaaagcgatcaaagaacAAAGCTAAGATAAGGTAATTCGAGTAATAGTGCCATCACATCATGACAAAATCagatgaatgcgatgataaacTTGTTACAAGGTATCGCAATAAACAATTTAGGAACTCGAAATGGGCAAGTCAATGCGATAGAGCAAACAAGCACCAGTTGTGTCGTATATAAAGAACTGCATTCTTTTGAAGAATGCCCACGAAATCCtcaatcattttattttgtgaaaaacaattatttttcaaCACTTACAACTCGGGGTGGCGAAATCAccctaatttttcttggaagaacaACCAATAGCAAGGCAGTCAGACTGTGGCTCCGAGAAAGGGACCACCAGGGTTTTTCCATAGAACTAATGGACAACAGCAAGCTAGCAGTTCTCAAACACCATCCTCATTATCCCTGGAAAACTTTTTGAAGCAATATATCAAAAAGAATGAAATAGTCCTTCAAAACCAAGCTACATCCATCCCCAATTTGGAAATTCAGATGTTTGCAGGAGAACTAAAGAACAGACCCCAAGAGACATTGTCTAGCTCCaccgagcttccacgcaatCCAGGGAATATAGGGAAAGAACACTACCAAGCAATCACGAAGTGGAAAGGCGACAATAGAAGTCAGAAAGGAGCATCGCAAGACTGAGTCAAAGGAGCAACCTGCGATTGAATCAAAGAAGCCTCTATCGCCTCCAGACCATGAAACTTGAAAGTACAGCTACCTCCATTTCCTCAAAGACTAAAAAAGAAACACAACAATGAAGGCCAATATCAGCGCTTCTTGGAAATATTGAAACAATTGCACGTCAAATTCCATTCATAGAAGCGATAGAGCAGATGTCGGTGTATGCaaaattttttaaggacattGTCTCAAAGAAGAGAAGCACGGGAAGATTCGCCACGTTGGTATTGACACAAGAATCCAACactataatcccaccaaagatgcgtGACCCAGGcagtttcacaataccctgctcaataggaGAAATTTATATTGGTCAAgcattatgcgatcttggggcaagcataaacttaatgcccctttcgATCCTCAAAAGATTGAATATGGAACAGCTAAGACCCACAACGGTGACTCTTCAACTCGCCAATAGATCCTTGGTGCACCTTGAAGGGAAATTAAAGGATGTCTTGGTAACAATAGACAGATTCATTCTACCTGCAGACTTCATTATCTTAGATTATGAGGCTGATAAAGATGTTCCAATTatattgggatgaccattcttgtctactggtcgtgctcaaatagatgtgaacaagggagaaatcacaatGAGCGTGTATAGAAAGAAGCTGAAGTTCAATATTATCAAGGCAATGAAGTTCCCAGATAAGGAAGGCTTATCAGATTTCGAGGATGAACAAAGTTGCATTGAAAATTGGGAGTCTGAAGAAGAGAATGAAAAAATAGAGGATGCAACAACAACCATTGAAGCTTTCCATGCGATAATAGAGATGTTGAAGAATGATGGAATGATAAACTtggatgaaaaaagaaaatcatagaAATCGTCTTTAGAGCAACCGCCTACACTAGAACTAAAAACACTACCAACCCACTTGAAGTACGTATTTCTCGCCCATAATGAAACCTTACCAGTCATCATATCCTCTGCGTTacctgaagaaaaagaaaccacACTACTTAgtgttctaaagaaatatattagaGTAATCGGATGGACGCTCGCAGACATCAGAGGTATTAGCCCAACGTATTGCATGCATCGAATCCGACTTGAAGAAAATCGGAAGGGCTCAATAGAACCTCAATGAAGATTGaaccctacgatgaaagaggttttcaaaaaagaaatcaatCAAATGGTTAGATGCCGACATTATCTACTCTATcgtagatagcacgtgggtcagccccatgcaaTGTGTTCCTAAAAGGGTGGGATGATAGTAGTTCCTAACGCAAACAACGAATTGCTCCCCATGAGGATCGTCACGGGTTGGCGAATTTGTATGGACTACAAGAAACTCAATGCAGcgcaaagaaagatcatttcctcTTACCTTTCATTGATTAAATGCTCGACCGATTAGTGAGGAATGATTATTTTTGCTTCCTTGATGGGTACGCAGGCTATAACCAAATTATGATTGCACTAAAGGATTAAGAAAAGACCACGTTCACATGTCCATATGGAACGTTTGCCTTTCGTTGCATGCCTTTTGGATTATGCAATGCTCCTAGTACgtttcaaaggtgtatgatggtgATCTTCTTCGAGTACCTTGAAGGCTcaattgaaatctttatggatgacttctcagTCTATGGGAAAACATATGAAATCTGTCTGCAAAACCTGGAGAGAATACTGAAAAGATGAGAAGAAACTAATCTGGTGTTGAATTGGGAAAAGTGCCATTTTATGGTCAAAGAAGGAATTGTGCTAGGGCACAAGGTTTCAAGgaatgggttggaggtggacgaataaaaaattgaagctatagaaaaacttccacctccggCGAATGTGAAAGCTTTAAGGAGATTCTTAGGACACGCGGGGTTTTACAGAAGGTTTGTAAAAGACTTTTCCAAAATCGCTCGACCTTTGAATGCGTTGTTGGAAGCTGATAGACCATTTAATTTCTCTTCACACTGCCTCATTGCATTTAAAAAACTAAAGGATATGCTGACTACCGCGCCAATTTTGATCGCACCTGATTGGGCAAAGCCATCCGAATTGATGTGCGATGTCAGCGGATATGCGATGGAGGCAATCTTGGCACAAAAAGTAAGAACAATGTTACACCCCATTGCATATGCTAGCAGAACATTAAACTCCACGCAGGCGAATTACACCACCACCGAGAAGGAACTTTTAGCGATGATTTTTgcaattgaaaaattcaaaccTTACTTATTAAGGTCAAAGGTGATTGTCCATACAGACCACTCTGCGATAAGATACTTGATGACCAAAAAAGATGCGAATCCTAGACTAATCCAATGGGTTCTCTTACTTTAGAATTTAATATGGAAATAATCGACCGAAAGGGAACAAAGAACAGGTCGTTGACCATTTATCGCGATTAGATAATCCAGAAGTGGATCGCATCCAGTCGCTCATTTCCTGATGAGCAGTTGCTTAAGATTGAAGAAGTACCCTGGTATATAGATATTATCAACTTCTTGGTTTGCAAACAATTCCTTGAAAACTACACATCCCATCAAAAGAAAAGGTTCATTCATGAATGCAAATTTTACTACTGGGACGATCTGAATATCTACAAAAGGGGACCAGACCAGATATTGAGACTATGTGTTCCATAAACTACTTTCTATCGAATATTGTTTTAATGTCATGAATCACCCTATGGAGGGCATTTCGGTGGACAGCGCACAACAACAAAAGTTTTACAATGTGGGTATTGCTAGCCCATTCTGTTTAAGGACGCACGAGAGTACTCAATGAAATGCGATAAGTGCCAACGCACTAAAAGCATATCAGGAAAAAaaatgcaatgccaatgaacatcatATTGGAGGTAGAGCTATTCGACGTCTAGGGAATAGATTTCATGagaccatttccatcatcaaatggtcataaatacattctattggctgtcaactatgtttccaaatggattgaagTTGTTTCATACGTTGCAAACAATGCGGCAACAATCTCTAAGTTCTTGCAGAAAAACATATTCACTCGGTTTGGCACCCcatgtgccataataagtgacaaAGGGACCCACTCTATGAATTGCATTGTTAGTAAACTATTGATCAAATATAATGTCCACCATAAGATCGTCACCGCATATCACCCCCAAACAAATAGACAAGCTGAAGTTTCTAACAGATAAATCAAGACAAtcttagagaaggtggtgaacCCATCGCGGAAGGATTAGGCCATGAAACTGgatgatgccttgtgggcatatcgGACTGCttataaaacacccataggcatgtcaccatatgcgttggtgtttggaaaggcTTGTCATCTGTCATTGGAATTGGAATATAAGACGATGTGAGCAGTTAAGAAACTTAACTTTGATCTTAAGGCTGcaagagaagagagaaaacttCAGCTACTAAAGCTGGACGAGTGGAGATAACAAGCGTATGagaattccaaaatttacaaagaatgcACCAAGCAATGGCATGATAAGCGTCTTTGCGAGAAAAACCTCAAGGCAGGTCAAAGGGTATTACTGTTCAACTCTAGGTTGCGTCTCTTTCCTGGAAAACTGAAGTCGCGTTGGTCCCGGCCTTTCATAATCAAGGAAGTATTCCCGCATGGAACGATGGAATTGACCAACGAAGATAGGACCAATGCATTTAAAGTGAATGGACAAAGAGTAAAGATGTATCATGGAGGAGATTTCCAATGCAAGAAAACctccatttttatttcatcattttgatCGCAATAAACGAATGCGATGGGCTTAAAACACGCAATCGATtgaacttataaaaaaaaaatcaacccaTTGCAATTACAATATTAGCTCATCATAAGAAAGGATGTGATCAAAATGATGCGGgcgaaaaattaaatttaggggtTGTGTTCTTCCTTGCCtcatcttatttatatttttatacttctcacttttaatttaatattgctgAATTCTACTATCACATTCTCTCATGTTTGGCtcaattatgaattttttattacttaatttCGTTGCCGCATTCATCCTTTTCCcattatgacttcaatgatgaaagATATGTTTCTTTTCTTATCACATGGACTAGCGTTAGATTACTTTCAGAACAATCGATTcacaaaatatttctaaaatttagtggTCTACCAACTTtacttcaaaactatttttacaaaattttctgAGTCCATCACATGAATTATTTTGtcttcagcaatgaggacatcgTTGCGTGTTAAATTTGGGGGAATGTTATTTTCAGCCTCGTTATATTCATATCttcatttcaattaaaaaaaaattactatataatgttgagaccggatcctgctcatagttggatgtccgcagacacccgtgggggaaagccaaaacgaaggttggGCACTCGGATTAGCGCAAGATCATAAAACGAATATCTGAATCATGCAAAGGCCGAAACTACTTGAACACCCtgatttgataaaatttgagataaatcatgcgatgtcctaggaattgagtaaagattttttttttttttttttaagattaagctCACGGTTCCTAaaggttagaaatattttaggaagagattaggatagaaattaataatGACAATGGTTCAGAGATTTGAGTAAGGCATCATGAGAAGCCTAGGCAGGGTGA comes from Benincasa hispida cultivar B227 chromosome 2, ASM972705v1, whole genome shotgun sequence and encodes:
- the LOC120072176 gene encoding uncharacterized protein LOC120072176; the encoded protein is MSVYAKFFKDIVSKKRSTGRFATLVLTQESNTIIPPKMRDPGSFTIPCSIGEIYIGQALCDLGASINLMPLSILKRLNMEQLRPTTVTLQLANRSLVHLEGKLKDVLVTIDRFILPADFIILDYEADKDVPIILG